In the Colwellia sp. 20A7 genome, one interval contains:
- a CDS encoding dTDP-glucose 4,6-dehydratase, whose amino-acid sequence MKILVTGGAGFIGSAVIRHIIVNTTDEVINLDKLTYAGNLESLTSVENNERYTFEQVDICDRAELDRVFATHKPDAVMHLAAESHVDRSITGPSDFIQTNIVGTYNLLEAARVYWNTLDETAKQAFRFHHISTDEVYGDLPHPSDIDNAECSSLNDELKDDDSNQLNIKNSPLNIKNSPLNIGNPLPLFTETTSYAPSSPYSASKASSDHLVRAWLRTYGFPTIITNCSNNYGPYHFPEKLIPLVILNALEGKELPIYGKGDQIRDWLYVEDHARALYKVVTEGVIGETYNIGGHNEKQNIEVVQSICSILDTLVPKKTKYAEQITYVTDRPGHDRRYAIDASKMSDELNWKPVETFDTGLKKTIQWYLNNQVWCKNVQDGSYKRERLGELNTQVEGE is encoded by the coding sequence ATGAAAATTTTAGTAACTGGTGGTGCTGGCTTCATTGGCTCAGCCGTTATTCGCCATATTATTGTAAACACTACAGACGAAGTTATTAACCTAGACAAACTAACTTACGCCGGTAATTTAGAGTCTTTAACCTCGGTCGAAAATAATGAACGTTATACATTCGAGCAAGTTGATATTTGTGATCGTGCTGAATTAGATCGTGTTTTCGCCACACACAAACCTGATGCAGTAATGCACCTTGCTGCTGAATCACATGTCGACCGTTCAATCACAGGCCCAAGCGACTTCATCCAAACCAATATAGTAGGCACTTACAACTTATTAGAAGCAGCACGTGTCTATTGGAACACACTTGATGAAACAGCAAAACAAGCATTCAGATTCCACCATATATCAACCGATGAAGTATATGGTGATTTACCACATCCAAGTGATATTGATAATGCTGAATGCTCAAGTCTAAATGATGAATTAAAAGATGATGACAGCAACCAATTAAACATTAAAAATTCACCATTAAACATTAAAAATTCACCATTAAACATTGGCAATCCTCTGCCTTTATTCACTGAAACTACTTCCTACGCACCAAGTAGTCCTTATTCAGCAAGTAAAGCATCAAGTGATCACTTAGTCCGCGCTTGGTTACGTACTTATGGTTTTCCTACCATAATAACTAATTGCTCGAACAATTATGGGCCTTATCACTTTCCCGAGAAGCTAATACCGTTAGTAATTTTAAATGCTCTTGAAGGCAAGGAATTACCTATTTATGGTAAAGGTGATCAAATTCGTGATTGGCTTTATGTAGAGGACCACGCTCGTGCTTTGTATAAAGTAGTTACCGAAGGGGTTATAGGTGAAACCTATAATATTGGCGGTCATAACGAGAAACAAAATATTGAAGTGGTGCAAAGTATTTGTAGTATTTTAGATACGCTAGTACCTAAAAAGACAAAATACGCAGAGCAAATTACTTATGTAACGGATCGCCCTGGACATGACCGCCGATATGCGATTGATGCATCAAAAATGAGTGACGAACTCAACTGGAAACCTGTTGAAACCTTTGATACAGGACTTAAAAAAACGATTCAATGGTATTTAAATAACCAAGTATGGTGTAAAAATGTGCAAGACGGCTCATACAAGCGCGAACGCTTAGGTGAACTAAATACACAAGTTGAAGGAGAGTAG
- the wecB gene encoding non-hydrolyzing UDP-N-acetylglucosamine 2-epimerase: MKVLTVFGTRPEAIKMAPLVHALAADPRFEAKCCVTAQHREMLDQVLELFEITPDYDLNIMKAGQSLNDITSRILIQLKSVLEEFKPDVVLVHGDTATTFAASLAAYYQQIAVGHVEAGLRTGNIYSPWPEEGNRRLTGALTKYHFSPTEASKQNLLKENFNPKYISVTGNTVIDALLMVKGKIDSDTSLNSKLAAQFPFLDETKKLILVTGHRRESFGGGFERICEALAQTAKQHPSTQILYPMHLNPNVREPVNRILAGINNIHLIEPQQYLPFIYLMGRAHIILTDSGGIQEEAPSLGKPVLVMRDTTERPEAVESGTVKLVGTDVEKITTSLTKLLTDEAAYQAMSFAHNPYGDGKACQRILETLIAQ; this comes from the coding sequence ATGAAAGTTCTCACAGTATTTGGTACTCGTCCCGAAGCAATTAAAATGGCGCCGCTTGTGCATGCACTTGCTGCAGACCCACGATTTGAAGCCAAGTGCTGTGTAACAGCGCAGCATCGTGAAATGCTAGACCAAGTATTAGAGCTATTCGAAATTACGCCAGATTATGACTTAAACATAATGAAAGCAGGTCAAAGCCTTAATGACATTACCTCACGAATTCTTATTCAACTTAAAAGTGTCTTAGAAGAGTTTAAACCTGATGTAGTACTAGTACATGGCGACACGGCAACTACCTTTGCTGCTAGTCTTGCTGCTTACTATCAACAAATTGCAGTAGGCCACGTTGAAGCTGGCTTGCGCACCGGTAATATTTACTCCCCTTGGCCTGAAGAAGGTAATCGTCGTTTAACTGGCGCATTAACCAAATATCATTTTTCGCCAACAGAAGCGTCTAAGCAAAACCTGTTAAAAGAAAACTTCAACCCGAAATATATTTCAGTTACGGGTAATACTGTTATTGATGCATTGCTAATGGTTAAAGGTAAAATTGACTCAGACACTAGTTTAAACAGCAAGTTAGCAGCGCAATTTCCATTTTTAGATGAAACAAAAAAGTTAATACTAGTCACTGGCCATCGCCGTGAAAGTTTTGGTGGTGGTTTTGAGCGAATTTGTGAAGCGTTAGCACAAACGGCTAAGCAACATCCTAGTACACAAATACTTTACCCCATGCACCTTAACCCTAATGTACGTGAGCCTGTGAATCGTATTCTGGCAGGTATTAATAACATTCATTTAATTGAACCACAACAATATTTGCCGTTTATTTACTTAATGGGTCGCGCTCATATTATTTTAACTGACTCTGGTGGTATACAAGAAGAAGCGCCATCACTGGGCAAGCCTGTATTGGTAATGCGTGATACCACAGAGCGTCCAGAAGCCGTTGAATCAGGTACGGTTAAGTTAGTAGGCACTGATGTGGAAAAAATCACCACCAGTTTAACCAAGCTGCTAACCGATGAAGCCGCTTATCAAGCAATGAGTTTTGCTCATAATCCATACGGTGACGGCAAAGCCTGTCAACGTATTTTAGAAACATTAATCGCACAATAA
- a CDS encoding DegT/DnrJ/EryC1/StrS family aminotransferase → MIALNKPLTPDLTKLTAYLAQVNESGWYSNFGPLHEQLTKRLEAYLGVENLLLVSNGTLAIQVACKALNINSAITTPFTFVATTSSLLWQGIDTAFSDIDMHSYNLCPIALDKALAKDSNYDGVVATHVYGNPCNVHDIADVANKYNKKVIYDAAHAFDVKIAGQSVLNYGDASTLSFHATKVFHTVEGGAIIFKCKADFDKAKQLINFGIQADGTLGAAGINAKLNEYQCAVGLTLLDDIESVIKHRTALFDRYTNQLKDVVELPQWHPQASLNGAYMPIYIADAQKQKDVMQALAKNDIQCRRYFTPSLDLAYSKQKSFGCGNSQKVAGGIICLPLHNSMSADDVLTVTNVIKEIL, encoded by the coding sequence ATGATAGCACTTAACAAACCACTAACCCCAGACTTAACGAAGTTGACTGCTTACTTAGCGCAAGTCAACGAGAGTGGCTGGTACTCTAATTTTGGTCCATTACATGAGCAACTCACGAAGCGTCTAGAGGCATACCTAGGTGTTGAAAACTTATTGCTAGTCTCTAATGGTACTCTCGCAATTCAGGTCGCTTGTAAAGCATTAAATATTAATTCAGCTATTACAACCCCTTTTACTTTTGTAGCAACGACTAGCTCGCTATTGTGGCAAGGCATTGACACAGCATTCAGTGATATTGATATGCACAGCTATAACTTATGCCCAATAGCACTTGATAAAGCGCTCGCAAAAGATAGTAACTACGATGGCGTAGTTGCAACTCATGTCTACGGTAACCCATGTAATGTTCACGATATAGCTGACGTCGCCAATAAGTATAATAAAAAAGTAATTTACGATGCGGCACATGCTTTTGATGTGAAAATAGCTGGGCAATCAGTGCTTAATTATGGTGATGCAAGCACGTTAAGTTTTCATGCTACTAAGGTTTTCCATACGGTTGAAGGTGGCGCTATTATTTTCAAATGTAAGGCTGATTTTGATAAAGCTAAGCAACTGATTAATTTTGGTATACAAGCTGATGGAACACTAGGCGCGGCAGGTATCAATGCCAAACTCAACGAATACCAATGTGCTGTAGGTTTAACATTACTTGATGATATTGAAAGTGTTATAAAGCATCGAACAGCGCTATTTGATAGATACACAAATCAGTTGAAAGATGTGGTTGAATTACCACAATGGCATCCGCAAGCAAGCCTCAATGGTGCTTATATGCCTATATACATCGCGGATGCACAAAAGCAGAAAGATGTAATGCAAGCTCTGGCTAAAAATGATATTCAATGCCGTCGCTATTTTACACCCTCACTTGATCTAGCCTATAGCAAACAAAAAAGCTTTGGTTGCGGCAACAGTCAAAAGGTAGCAGGCGGGATCATTTGTTTACCATTGCATAACTCTATGAGCGCTGACGATGTGTTAACCGTCACTAACGTTATTAAGGAAATACTATGA
- the mntA gene encoding type VII toxin-antitoxin system MntA family adenylyltransferase antitoxin, translating into MQKISSIIESIINNAIKIDDIEVMWLYGSQAKGTAHEHSDIDIAIAFKNFDLSDIDRKLRPEELSLIWSDELNLPDGKLSIVDINTVPVYLAFNIVEYGRVINSKNKMRELKEVQRIYSQFEYETIEHR; encoded by the coding sequence ATGCAAAAAATTAGCAGCATTATCGAAAGTATCATTAACAATGCCATCAAAATAGATGATATAGAAGTAATGTGGCTTTATGGCTCCCAAGCAAAAGGTACAGCACACGAACATAGCGATATTGATATCGCCATTGCATTTAAGAATTTTGATCTGTCGGATATAGACAGAAAATTAAGACCAGAAGAACTATCGCTTATATGGTCTGATGAATTGAACTTACCAGATGGCAAATTATCAATTGTCGATATCAATACAGTACCTGTTTACTTAGCATTTAACATTGTTGAATATGGACGCGTTATTAACTCAAAAAATAAAATGAGAGAACTCAAAGAAGTACAACGTATATATAGCCAGTTTGAATATGAAACTATAGAACACAGATAA
- a CDS encoding Wzz/FepE/Etk N-terminal domain-containing protein: protein MTTEHNNKQPIYLSPEMFQQQATNPDDEIDLRELFITVWQGKWIIILFTLLFSVAAVFYAINQPNYYKAQVLLSPTSGDGGGGLGQLGGLAALAGVNIGGKTGDKTQLAIAVLKSRDFQTTFANKYQIKPLVFAGNGWNEKTGELTLDSDIYNTATKIWTGEVEEGKSAEPTDWALYKAFSSIIGVSQDKETGLVTVTAEFLSPILAKEWVELLISDLNQVMKDKELQETSRNITYLRQQLTTTSIADMQSVFYQLIEDQIKNKMLAEVQDEFVFKIVDPAVIPEEKSKPKRALICILGFMLGGMLGVVFVLIRTAFKKDKQP from the coding sequence ATGACAACAGAACATAACAACAAACAGCCTATTTACTTGTCGCCAGAAATGTTTCAGCAGCAAGCGACTAACCCTGATGATGAAATAGATTTGCGTGAATTATTTATTACCGTTTGGCAAGGTAAGTGGATTATTATTTTATTTACCTTGTTATTTAGTGTTGCAGCCGTTTTTTATGCGATAAATCAGCCTAATTACTATAAAGCCCAAGTACTCTTATCACCAACATCAGGTGACGGTGGTGGTGGTTTAGGTCAACTAGGCGGTTTAGCGGCATTAGCGGGGGTGAATATTGGCGGTAAAACCGGCGATAAAACCCAATTGGCTATAGCGGTGTTAAAATCACGTGATTTTCAAACCACCTTTGCTAATAAATACCAAATTAAACCCCTTGTTTTTGCCGGCAACGGTTGGAATGAAAAAACGGGTGAATTAACCCTAGATAGTGATATTTACAACACAGCCACTAAAATATGGACAGGTGAAGTAGAAGAAGGGAAGTCAGCCGAACCAACAGATTGGGCTCTCTATAAAGCATTTTCAAGTATTATTGGCGTATCGCAAGACAAAGAAACAGGTTTAGTAACAGTTACAGCAGAGTTTTTATCACCCATACTTGCTAAAGAGTGGGTTGAGCTATTAATTAGTGATTTAAACCAAGTAATGAAAGATAAAGAGTTACAAGAAACTAGTCGTAATATTACCTATTTAAGGCAACAATTAACCACTACATCCATAGCTGATATGCAAAGTGTGTTTTATCAGTTGATTGAAGATCAAATAAAAAATAAAATGTTAGCTGAAGTACAAGACGAGTTTGTTTTTAAAATAGTAGACCCAGCGGTAATACCTGAAGAAAAAAGCAAACCCAAACGAGCATTAATTTGCATTCTAGGCTTTATGCTAGGGGGTATGTTAGGCGTAGTCTTTGTATTAATAAGAACAGCATTTAAAAAAGACAAACAACCGTAG
- the hepT gene encoding type VII toxin-antitoxin system HepT family RNase toxin: protein MVDQGLTLYIKEVKSHITEYDLELKELSELTKLNNRDYRAAERLLQLLTEVSIGLSKHWLKSINKESSSNAYQTFVALESLNLIRDTELIEWRKIIGLRNALVHDYLNVDKAIVKLIIKDRKYQTVLLFCQTVITKLQLNDK, encoded by the coding sequence GTGGTAGACCAAGGATTAACGCTTTACATAAAAGAAGTAAAAAGTCATATAACTGAATATGACCTTGAACTCAAAGAACTAAGCGAGTTAACCAAGTTAAATAATAGAGATTATCGAGCTGCAGAGCGTTTACTTCAATTATTAACAGAAGTCTCGATTGGTTTATCAAAACATTGGTTAAAATCTATTAACAAAGAATCGAGCAGCAACGCCTATCAAACGTTTGTAGCTTTAGAGAGCTTAAATTTAATCAGAGATACAGAGTTAATAGAATGGCGAAAGATTATTGGTTTACGTAACGCATTAGTACATGACTATTTAAATGTAGATAAAGCCATTGTTAAATTGATTATAAAAGATCGGAAATATCAAACAGTACTATTGTTTTGCCAAACGGTTATAACCAAATTACAACTAAATGATAAATGA
- the rfbA gene encoding glucose-1-phosphate thymidylyltransferase RfbA — translation MKGIILAGGSGTRLYPITMGVSKQLLPIYDKPMIYYPLSVLMLAGIREVLIITTPEDSDSFKRLLGDGSRFGIELNYTSQPSPDGLAQAFILGEEFVGSDDVCLVLGDNIFYGQGFTPKLKQAVENAKSGQGATVFGYQVKDPERFGVVEFNEQQKAISIEEKPVNPKSHFAVTGLYFYDNSVVELAKQVEPSARGELEITCLNEMYLEQGKLNVEMLGRGFAWLDTGTHESLLEAAQFVETIEKRQGYKIACLEEIAFNNGWLSKQELKVLAKPFLKNSYGQYLMQLIKD, via the coding sequence ATGAAAGGAATTATCCTTGCGGGCGGCTCGGGCACTCGTCTTTACCCTATTACAATGGGTGTATCAAAGCAGTTATTACCAATTTATGATAAACCAATGATTTATTATCCACTGTCGGTATTAATGCTAGCAGGCATTCGTGAAGTGCTTATTATAACTACCCCTGAAGATAGCGATTCATTTAAACGCTTGTTAGGTGATGGTTCACGATTTGGTATTGAACTCAACTATACGTCGCAGCCGAGCCCAGACGGCCTAGCGCAGGCTTTTATTTTGGGTGAAGAGTTTGTAGGTAGCGACGATGTATGTTTAGTACTTGGAGATAATATTTTTTATGGACAAGGCTTTACACCAAAATTAAAGCAGGCTGTGGAGAATGCTAAAAGTGGTCAAGGTGCGACTGTTTTTGGTTACCAAGTAAAAGATCCGGAACGATTTGGTGTAGTCGAATTTAACGAGCAACAAAAAGCGATTTCAATTGAAGAGAAGCCAGTCAATCCAAAGTCACACTTTGCAGTAACCGGTTTATATTTTTATGATAATTCTGTAGTTGAACTAGCGAAACAGGTTGAGCCTTCAGCGCGTGGCGAGCTTGAAATTACCTGTCTTAACGAGATGTATTTAGAGCAAGGTAAGTTAAATGTTGAGATGCTTGGTCGCGGTTTTGCTTGGTTAGATACAGGCACGCACGAAAGCCTGCTTGAAGCCGCACAATTTGTAGAAACCATAGAAAAACGCCAAGGCTATAAAATCGCATGCTTAGAAGAAATTGCATTTAATAATGGTTGGTTAAGTAAACAAGAACTTAAAGTACTAGCAAAACCATTTTTAAAAAATAGTTATGGCCAATACCTAATGCAATTGATAAAAGATTAA
- the wecC gene encoding UDP-N-acetyl-D-mannosamine dehydrogenase, translating to MSFETISVIGLGYIGLPTAAMFASRKKKVIGVDINQHAVDTINKGQIHIVEPDLDMLVSAAVQQGYLTASTVVKPADAFLIAVPTPFKPCAEGAIPEPDLSYIHAAAKAIAPVLKKGDLVILESTSPVGATEQLAEWLAEYREDLTFPQQVGEGSEVNVAHCPERVLPGKVVTELVQNDRVIGGMTKRCSERSIELYKIFVMGECVITNARTAEMAKLTENSSRDVQIAFANELSIICEKLDINVWELISLANRHPRVNILQPGPGVGGHCIAVDPWFIVSKTPEEAQIIHTARKVNDYKPQWVIEQVKIAIADFLQANPTKTAKEVTIACYGLAFKPDIDDLRESPALNIAKEIATFHSAEVLAIEPNIKSLNIKNMRLVTIDESLSKTDIHVLLVDHQQFKKIKLKADFIVDTKGIW from the coding sequence ATGTCTTTCGAAACAATATCAGTTATCGGCCTTGGTTATATAGGTTTACCTACGGCGGCCATGTTCGCATCACGCAAAAAGAAAGTGATCGGCGTTGATATTAACCAACATGCAGTTGACACCATTAACAAAGGCCAAATACACATAGTTGAGCCAGATCTCGATATGTTAGTAAGTGCGGCGGTGCAACAAGGCTATTTAACAGCAAGCACGGTAGTAAAACCAGCTGATGCATTTTTAATTGCGGTACCTACACCTTTTAAACCATGTGCTGAAGGAGCGATTCCAGAGCCTGATTTAAGCTATATTCACGCCGCTGCAAAAGCAATTGCGCCAGTATTGAAAAAAGGTGATTTAGTCATACTCGAATCCACATCACCAGTGGGAGCAACAGAACAACTAGCAGAATGGTTAGCTGAATATCGTGAAGATTTAACTTTTCCACAACAAGTTGGCGAAGGTTCTGAAGTTAATGTCGCGCATTGTCCAGAGCGGGTATTACCAGGAAAAGTGGTTACTGAACTAGTACAAAACGATCGCGTGATAGGTGGAATGACTAAACGTTGTTCAGAGCGTTCTATTGAATTATATAAAATCTTTGTTATGGGTGAATGCGTTATTACTAATGCACGCACCGCAGAAATGGCGAAATTAACTGAAAATAGCTCTCGTGATGTACAAATAGCCTTCGCTAACGAATTATCTATTATTTGTGAAAAACTAGATATTAATGTGTGGGAGCTTATTTCACTGGCTAACCGTCACCCACGAGTAAATATTCTTCAACCCGGCCCCGGAGTAGGCGGGCATTGTATTGCCGTAGACCCTTGGTTTATTGTTAGTAAAACACCAGAAGAAGCACAAATAATTCATACTGCCCGCAAGGTTAATGATTACAAACCACAGTGGGTTATTGAGCAAGTTAAAATAGCGATAGCAGATTTTTTACAAGCTAACCCAACTAAAACAGCAAAAGAAGTTACTATTGCTTGTTATGGTTTGGCTTTTAAACCTGATATTGATGATTTACGTGAAAGCCCAGCGTTAAATATAGCTAAAGAAATTGCTACATTTCATTCAGCTGAAGTGTTAGCGATTGAGCCGAATATAAAGTCATTGAATATTAAAAATATGCGTTTAGTCACTATTGATGAATCATTAAGTAAAACGGATATACATGTATTGTTAGTTGATCATCAACAGTTTAAAAAAATTAAGCTAAAGGCCGACTTTATCGTTGATACAAAAGGGATCTGGTAA
- a CDS encoding SLBB domain-containing protein produces MDIFKKIKLAALVSSSLITASIAVPSEVQAASPSAAQIAQFQSLPKSQQEALASQYGIDMATLQSQDSKQQEIEIAPTIGKRQVNAKTKNELTLFGDENELTLFGYELFAGEPTSMAPLGDIPAPADYMMGTGDELHIQIFGKENSNYSFKVKRDGSIDIPRLGPFMVAGETFDQVKHGLATFIKNKIIGVEVTVSLGTLRTMQVFVLGDAYKPGTYVLSSLATVTQALRAAGGIDTLGSLRNIQIKRSGELLREIDLYDLLLNGNTHDDMRLRDGDTLFIPPRGATIEVDGEVRRRAIYELTGPTSIMQVIHAAGGFTERAFSQQINVARTTASGTDIFNIDVNNAQERNFKIIAGDSIKVMPVPKDFNNAIGVLGAVERPGAYSWKQGLRLIDILGNSTQDLTPETDYNYGLIVREINQQGDIEVLQFSLAKAIAAPNSSDNLLLQKRDQVVVLNKDIGRSLEESTQTIGATENRLETMRRETLNSRENLSTQNEDTQEKESNERLAKIANTELGDISEDNMTDTEQMGQLKIDNLSNNTNLQRSAQEIRTTLLEPIIAQLKAQASITSPVQIVEIRGAVKFPGVYPLAKKQNLTDLIAAAGGMKESAHLARAEMSRIIEQNGHTNIVHRDINLAKMLSAESSNAQPNQAQSTEAKLTSNSQQVALISKDRINVFSKPEWREDLSIELGGEVLFPGRYTFKRGETLLDLINRAGGLTEYAYPKGSIFSRESLRDQEAQKLRYLHEQLRQEVSTLAFRRQSSATSLSQSSPVGEAMDVVDKLGVTKAVGRMVINLDQVVEGDKNQNLVLENGDKLYIPPLRNIVTVMGHIQMPTSLIYDDNMTVQDYINATGGAKKQADTDRIYVIRANGSVMLPDNSYWFNRKEEKLLPGDTIVVPMDTDYVDGLTILGSATQMMYQIGVAWAAIK; encoded by the coding sequence ATGGACATATTTAAAAAAATAAAATTAGCTGCATTAGTTAGCTCAAGCTTAATAACTGCAAGTATTGCAGTGCCAAGCGAAGTGCAAGCAGCCAGCCCATCGGCAGCACAAATAGCACAATTTCAATCGTTACCTAAATCACAGCAAGAAGCGTTGGCCTCTCAGTATGGTATCGACATGGCTACGTTGCAAAGTCAAGATTCTAAACAGCAAGAAATTGAAATAGCGCCTACCATTGGTAAACGACAAGTTAACGCTAAAACAAAGAATGAATTAACCTTGTTTGGTGACGAGAATGAATTGACCTTGTTTGGTTACGAACTGTTTGCTGGTGAACCGACTAGCATGGCACCGCTAGGCGATATTCCTGCCCCTGCAGATTACATGATGGGCACAGGTGATGAGCTCCACATTCAAATTTTTGGTAAAGAAAACAGTAATTATAGCTTTAAAGTAAAACGTGATGGCAGTATTGATATACCTCGTTTAGGACCTTTTATGGTAGCAGGCGAAACGTTTGATCAAGTTAAGCACGGTTTAGCTACCTTTATCAAAAACAAAATAATTGGTGTAGAAGTAACCGTAAGTTTAGGTACGCTTCGTACTATGCAAGTATTTGTGTTGGGCGATGCCTATAAGCCAGGCACTTACGTATTAAGTTCATTGGCTACCGTTACTCAAGCGTTAAGAGCTGCGGGTGGTATTGATACATTAGGGTCATTACGTAATATTCAAATTAAACGAAGCGGTGAACTACTACGTGAAATTGATTTATACGACTTACTTCTAAACGGCAATACACATGATGATATGCGTTTACGTGACGGTGATACTCTCTTTATTCCACCACGCGGCGCAACCATAGAGGTAGACGGTGAAGTTCGTCGTCGAGCGATATACGAGTTAACAGGGCCTACCTCAATTATGCAGGTAATTCACGCTGCTGGTGGCTTTACCGAACGCGCGTTTAGCCAACAAATTAATGTTGCACGTACAACTGCGTCAGGTACAGATATATTTAATATTGATGTGAATAACGCCCAAGAACGCAATTTTAAAATTATTGCTGGTGACAGCATTAAAGTAATGCCAGTACCTAAAGATTTTAACAATGCTATTGGAGTATTAGGCGCTGTTGAACGACCAGGCGCTTATAGCTGGAAACAAGGTTTACGTTTAATCGATATACTGGGTAATAGCACACAAGATTTAACCCCAGAAACTGACTACAACTATGGATTAATTGTACGTGAAATTAATCAGCAAGGTGATATTGAAGTACTACAATTTAGTTTAGCTAAAGCAATCGCCGCGCCAAACTCAAGTGACAACTTATTATTGCAAAAACGTGACCAAGTTGTTGTGTTAAATAAAGACATCGGTCGTAGTCTTGAAGAGTCTACGCAAACCATTGGTGCTACCGAAAATCGTTTAGAAACGATGCGCCGTGAAACACTTAATTCACGCGAAAACTTAAGCACGCAAAATGAAGATACCCAAGAAAAAGAATCTAACGAGCGCTTAGCTAAAATAGCTAACACCGAGTTAGGCGACATTAGCGAAGATAACATGACCGATACAGAGCAAATGGGTCAACTTAAAATAGATAATTTAAGCAATAACACAAATTTACAACGTAGTGCACAAGAAATTCGCACTACATTACTTGAACCTATTATTGCGCAGCTTAAAGCGCAGGCCAGTATTACTAGCCCTGTGCAAATCGTTGAAATTCGTGGTGCGGTTAAATTTCCTGGTGTATATCCTTTAGCGAAAAAGCAAAATTTAACTGACTTAATTGCAGCAGCAGGTGGCATGAAAGAATCAGCACATCTTGCGCGTGCTGAAATGAGTCGAATCATTGAACAAAACGGTCACACTAATATTGTACACCGAGATATTAATTTAGCTAAAATGTTAAGTGCAGAATCAAGCAATGCTCAACCAAACCAAGCACAATCAACCGAAGCTAAATTAACAAGTAATAGCCAACAAGTTGCCTTAATAAGTAAAGATCGAATTAATGTATTTTCAAAACCAGAATGGCGTGAAGATTTAAGCATAGAGTTGGGCGGTGAAGTGTTATTCCCCGGCCGTTATACGTTTAAACGTGGTGAAACACTGCTTGATTTAATTAATCGCGCGGGTGGTTTAACTGAATATGCTTACCCGAAAGGCAGTATTTTTTCACGTGAAAGCTTACGTGATCAAGAGGCGCAAAAATTACGTTACTTACATGAACAATTACGACAAGAAGTATCAACGTTAGCGTTTAGACGACAATCTTCTGCGACTAGCTTAAGTCAATCTTCACCTGTAGGCGAAGCAATGGATGTTGTAGACAAATTGGGTGTTACTAAAGCTGTTGGTCGTATGGTAATAAACCTAGACCAAGTAGTTGAAGGCGATAAAAATCAAAACTTGGTATTAGAAAATGGCGATAAATTATATATACCGCCACTACGTAATATAGTAACGGTTATGGGGCATATTCAAATGCCTACGTCATTAATTTATGATGACAACATGACAGTTCAAGATTATATCAACGCAACCGGTGGCGCTAAAAAACAAGCAGATACCGACCGTATTTACGTTATTCGGGCGAATGGCTCAGTAATGCTGCCAGACAATAGCTACTGGTTTAATCGTAAAGAGGAAAAACTTCTACCTGGCGATACTATTGTTGTACCTATGGATACTGACTATGTAGATGGTCTCACCATTTTAGGCTCAGCAACTCAAATGATGTATCAAATTGGCGTAGCTTGGGCTGCAATTAAGTAA